aaaaaaaaaaaaaaagtccacacaGTTTACCGGTCAGCTGATCCAGAGAGGAAAGACAGGTTTTGATTTCTAAGTTCTGCAGAAAGTCTGGAGCGTTTATATGTGAAGCCTAAGAGGCCTGAATGCACACACCCCTAAGTTTTGTGCCCAGGGaaatggggaggaaggaaggagcagcctggagagggagaggggaggggggaggagaagggagggaggcaggggaggcgGAGGAGTGTAGGACACTGAGGCTAGGGATAATTCCTTAGCAACAGCAGGGCTCCTGTCACGCAAATCAGTACACCCCAGCCACCCTGATGACCAGTCCTTCTGGTCACTCTAAATGTCCCTGCAGAAAGCCTCAGCACTTTCAGGCCTTCATTAAGCAGACAATACAATACGCTAGTGATTTCTGAGTTATACTGATCAGCACTCATCTAGAAAGCCCGGGGATTGTGAAGGTACTCTACTTGACCGATAAAGGCTTTTCCCCCACGTGGTTTACAATAAAAATCCTCATAAAACCCCCACTTGACAGGGGAGTAGACAACTACAACCATCTTAGAAACGGAGAAATGGGCAGATACTGCCAAAATGGTTTGCTTTGAGTTATTTCAGAAATCAGCAATAAACCAAGAGGAAACCCTGTTCCTATTCATTAATGTGACACTCGTGGCTACTTCCAGTTACATATGGAGAAGTGGAGAAACTCCTAGCAACGGTGGTCAGAAAAAAGCCAAGATTATAGATAAAAACCTCTGCCTAACAAAGGATAATTATACCTTTGGTTACTTCCCATCTAATAGATTTTTCTGCCAAAATAGTACATTGCCCCTCAAGGCATATCTCTTACATTTTTCACCAAAAGCCCCAGAATTACACATCCCAGCCACACTCCTTCAAAAACCTCTAGACACCTCAACTATCCAATTTCCCTTATAAGAAAAAGGCCTTAAGGGCCAGCAGCCACAAGTAGGGCAGACAAACCTCAATCCATCAGAGAGTTGAGTGGGGGGCGGCTGTTATATTCTACTCGGCAAATACACGAAACAAAGGCCACAGATACCTAATGCAACTCTACGAGTGTTTCTTTCCcctgttgttgttggttttttgttgtttgttttgttttttttttaattaggagcAGTTCTTTATTCCGTGCCAAAATGTCTTTCCAAAAGTGAAATGGCCGGTTCTCTCGAAGACAGCTCTTGGCCTGCCTTATTAACTTTTGGGGCAATCCCTGTGCCCGCCGTTCTTCTTTCTAAGCGTCACTCTCCCCCCAGAACTAGAACAATTTCCGAGTCCCGATATCGCATTACGACCGGGAAACATGCATGAAATAACCTTTCTCCCCCCAACATTCTTCCTTAGACCTAAAGCCCAGCCTTCACGTTCTGGGGGAGCGACCCTCGAGTCACAGGATAGCATCCCGGTTACATAAGCATGAAATTAAGTTTCGGCTCTTCCAAAGGTTCTCTGCTCCGCCAACGGCCACCCCTACTCCCCTCCTCGGATTCTTTAAAGCCGGGGGAAGCCGACCAAGGGCCTGTAAATTATAAAAGCCCCCACGATTTGGGCGGGCGGCAGCCGAGTCCCCAGCCTCGGAGGCGCACTCACCGGCGTCGGCGGGGGGAGTGCAGCAGGCCGGGCGGTGCGCGCGGCGGGAGGCGCGGTGACAGCGAGGCTGTGTGTCCCCGCGCACTGCCCCGGCGCGCACTGCTCGCGCGTTAGGGATccgggaaggaggaggaaaggggaggagccGGAGTCTGCACCCCGTGAGACCCTTGCGCAAGGTGCTTTCCAGCTGTGCCGACTGCAGCGGCGACCCGCGAGAACCGCGGAAGCGCCACAGCGCGGGTGGCGgacacgcccccacccccccgagcCCGGGAATTCGCCCGGCGGCCGGGGGCGCCCTGCAGGGCTGCGACCACGGAGACACCCAGAAGCCCCCGAACGGGGGGTTACCTGGCGGGCGGAGCGCTGCAGCCGCGGCCCCCGACGGCTCGGGGCGCTGCTGGTGGCCCAACCGCCAGAGTCGAGCGAGGTCCGGCGGCAGCGGAAGCTGGAGCCTGGACGACCGACCCCGGAACGTGGCGCGTCGTCCCGACCCGAGCGCGCCAGTGAACGCGGGACCTCCAGACCAGGCGGCCCGCCCAGGCCGCCCTCGTCCGCCCCTGACTCACGGCGTCTGAGCCGGCCGAGGGGCGGCGCAGCGGACGCCAGCCACCGCCTCCCCGCCTTTTCCATTTCCCCTTTCGCTCCGTAAACAGAAAGAGGCTGCCGCGTTGCGGGGAAGCCGGAGCCCGGGCTCTGGGaaattccgcccccccccccccactcccgccGTGCGTCCTCGGGGCGCCCGGGCGGGGCGGGAGGCGGGACTAGGGAGGGGCGGAGCGCAGCGCGGGGAGGGGCGCCGGCCCAGCGCCGGGAGTTGGGACTCGCCACGCCACCTGAGGGGCAAGGGA
This DNA window, taken from Meles meles chromosome 7, mMelMel3.1 paternal haplotype, whole genome shotgun sequence, encodes the following:
- the LOC123946526 gene encoding uncharacterized protein LOC123946526, translated to MEKAGRRWLASAAPPLGRLRRRESGADEGGLGGPPGLEVPRSLARSGRDDAPRSGVGRPGSSFRCRRTSLDSGGWATSSAPSRRGPRLQRSARQVTPRSGASGCLRGRSPAGRPRPPGEFPGSGGWGRVRHPRCGASAVLAGRRCSRHSWKAPCARVSRGADSGSSPFLLLPGSLTREQCAPGQCAGTHSLAVTAPPAARTARPAALPPPTPVSAPPRLGTRLPPAQIVGAFIIYRPLVGFPRL